The nucleotide sequence TAAAGAAAGTGCAGAAGGCAAGCTTTCAGCGTAAGATTTCATTAAAATTATTTTTGACAATATTTAACACAATATACACAATGCCTAAAGTTAGTAATTTCTACTAAGACCTTAGCATAACATGTACTTTCTTAATTAAGTTTTACGGCAAAGTATATAAAAACCTATTTCAGTTGTGGAAACTAAATTTTTAAACCAGACAAAGGTCATTAGATCATTTTTTAATAAAAATATTAAAGGTTGTTCCTTCTCCTACCTTGCTTTTAACTTCTATATACCCTCCATTGTTTTCAATAATCCTTTTCACAATAGCCAGTCCAACCCCTGACCCTTGAACGTGTTCATGTATTCTTTTGTACATAGCAAACAGCCGATCTTTATCTTCCTCTCTAATACCCAACCCATTATCTTTTATAGACAATAAAGTATAACCCTCTTTTACATGGTCGGTAAACACCTCAACAACAGGATCTCGATCAGGAGATTTGTATTTAATTGCATTAGACAAGAAATTATAGAAAATGCTCCGAAGGTTTTTGGGAGACATGAGTACCTTAGGAACTCTGGAGAAATCATAAGAAATTTTTGCAGATGAACGTGCAATCAGATCAATAAGGTCTGCTTCAACATCATGAAACACATCTTCAAATTTAATACAAGACTCGTTCAATTTCCCTTCAGCCTGAGCCTGGCCAATAGCAGCCAAGTCTTGCAGATTCTTTTTGAATTTCTCTACAGCCAAATCCATCATGTCCAATACGGCCATCAACCCTTCCTTGCTTGAGTCTTCGGCTTTTAATTCTTCACGTAAGGCACCTACAAGCCCTTCTATATTATTTATCGGCGCTTTCAAATCATGAGAGGCTGTGTAAACAAATGTATTAGAGTCAGCATTGGCTTTTTTAAGCTCCTCATTTGCATGCAAAAGCTCTACGGTTCTCTCTTTGACCTTTCTTTCAAGCTCATAGTTAGCCCTGCTAAGCTTTTCTTCAATCTTCTTTCTCTCAGTCAAATCGTGCAGCGCACCCAAAACCCTCACCGGCTTGTTATCTCTGTCAAAAATAACTTTGGATTTTGAAGAGATAAACCTTTCAGTATTATCAGCTCTAATAATCCTGAATTCATTTTGAAAAGGGCCCGGTTTTATATAAGCTTCGTCAAACAATCTTTTGATAGCTGGAAAATCTTCAGGGTGTATATACCTTGAGTGAGTTTCAAAGGTAATCTTCTCACCCTGTGGAATACCACAAATAGCATACAATTCAGGCGTCCATTTGACTTTGTTGTTAATGAGATTCCATTCAAAACTACCTGTATGCGACAAAGCCTGAGACTCCAAAAGCAAGGTCTGCATGTTTTGCAACCGTTCCTCTCTACGCTTCCTTTTTGTAATATCTATGAGAGATCCATTCAAACTTTTCGGGTTCCCATTTTCATCATACCTTATTTTTCCTCTTGCAAGTACTTTTTTGACACAATTATTGGGAAATAAAATATCGTACTCTATTTCATAAGGTATATTATTTTCTATTGCTTCCCTCATTTTATTCCTCAAGCGCTCTTTATCCTTGGGGTGCACACGCATAAAAACATCTTCAAAAGAAATCTCTTGGTCAAGGTCAATTCCATATATCTGGTAAGTTTGTGGAGACCAAGTAATGGAATTGGCCTGCAGATCCATGTTAAAGCTACCAACATTCCCAAGCTTCTGACTATCAAGAAGAATATTTTGCAGACTCTTAATTTCATCCAATGTAGCGGATCTTTCATCATGCACATCAATGATCGTCCCTACCCAAAGGTCAATGTTTTCCTCTCCATTGGACACAGGCCTGATCCTAGAAATATTCCAGCGGTAACTTTTATAATTAACATTAAACAACCTAAGCTCTACCTCCACTTCCTTATGGTTATCAACAGCGTCTTTTGTGTTTTTTATGGCCAAATCAACATCATCGGGATGCAGCATTTCTAACCAGCCCCTTCCTTTTCCCTCTCCAATAGATTGCCCAGTATATTCACGCCACTGGTTGTTAAAATAAACGATCTCTCCCGAAGAATCGGTAGTATAAGCTATGAGCGGCAAAGTTTCTAACACATTTTGAGAAAAGCTAATACTCCTTTGAAGGGCTTCCCTTTCTTCTTTCTCTTTGGTAATATCTTTAAAAAAAAGAATTACCCTACGCAAGCTATCCTTTTCAAAATCGACCTTTGAAACCACCACACTCACTACCCGTATCCCTTTATCAGGAAATTTATAGCACATCTCAAAATTTTTAAAAGAAAAGTGGTCTTGAAAGTCGCCTACAAGAAGGTTCTCTATTTCATCGCCATTGCCATCATTATACCTCTTTAAACCACGTAAAACCTTTAGAAAACTATTTTCTGAATTATTGATACTAAAGTCACTATAAAAAGCAGCATTAGCTTTCACTATATCCAGTTGATCGTCTATAACAACAACCGGGTCTCTGAGCTTTTCAAGTATTGCTTCAGCAAGTTGACTTTCCTCTACATACTGCTCAAGTATTTTTTGATCATTTATGTCAACAATGTTCTTAATGAAGAAGATATTACCGTCAGGATCCTTAGCTAGCAATATTTCCCCTTGAGTCCATACAGGATAGCCACTCTTATGCAAGAGGTAATTATTATCTGACGCAGAACCTTCCTGAACAGCTTTATCTAATTCGTGAAAAGGTCTATTATTGCGACGATCTTCTTCACTAAACAAGATTTCAAAATGCTTCCCCTTGAGATCTTCAGGCTTGTACCCATAAGCATTGAAGAATGCGGAATTGCATTCTAAAATCCGGCCTTTATGATCCAAAAGCAACAATGAGTTTTCTTTTGACTTGCCTAGAAGCGCATCAAAGAAGAGGCTTTTATCTACCTTACTGTGTTCTAAAAATTTCATAGTTGGCATTTAATATAAAAAAAATAACAGCAGTGTCGGCAAAAGGTTAAATTTTATCAATATTTTATAAGCACAAAAGCTAACTTCCCGTTTTAGGTTTAGCAAAAGATGATTGCTATAGGTAGGCCATACTTGCAACTAAAAAGTACTAGTGGTAACTTGTAGTAGTTTTTACAAAGGCCACTTTTGTAAAACCCAAAATTCATCTACTGTAATTAAAAAAGACCATATAAAATGAAAAACTGGAACAAAACAGCAAAAATAAAAGCATTGCTTCTTATACCTTGCGCACTTCCAGCCTTCTTGTATACTGTGGAAGCGGCTCCTCAGGAAGGTATCCTAATATCAATGATTATGCCTTTGGTTTTCACAAGTTTTGCCACTCCTCTTTTGGCCAAATACAATGCCGAGCCAGGAAAGAAGCTCATACCACCTGCTTGGAATGACAATCCGCTCAACCTTGCAAATCCACTTCCTTTTTTTCAGTTTGCCTCATTTATATTTTTAACTTTTGGCATAAGTCAACTAGTGGCAACTTTAATAAAGTTTGGGAGCTTCAATGAAATTGGACTTATATCTATTTGCTTTGGCGTAGGCATGTTTATAGGAATAAAGTTTGCTGTCCTAATGCCAGAGGGGAAAAGCAAATAAGACATAATCTTTGTTTAATAATATAATTTCCAAGACATAAAAAAGGCAGTTCATCAGAACTGCCTTTTTTATGTCTTGCCTTTAAACCTGAAATATGCAATAGAACTTTCTATTGCGTAGCAAAATAACTTCAAATCAGTCGCTTCGCTCACATTTGTGTCTTAATCATAGCGGCTGCTATGCTGTGCGACCCAAAAGTTCTGATTTATTGTTGTTTTGCCCCTCCTGACAACCCCTTTTACATAATCCAAGTTATATATCTTTCTTATTTTTCATTCTTTCCCGGTACTGCTGGTTAAAAGACTTAGACGCAAGCTTTGGAAGCGTCCTTCTTTTACCCCATGATTTACGTAAGAAAATCTTTAATATCAGGTTTTTCACGCCACTTCCACCCATATTCATTAACGACCTATTTAGCATCGCTTTTCTCCATAGGCGAAAACCCAGCTTTTCTGTTTTCGAAACCATCTGCTGCTCTACACTTTGTTTTCGGTTCAACAGCAACAAATTATGGATATTAATACGTACAGGACAGACAGCAGTACATGATCCACACAAAGAACTAGAATAGCTCAAGTGTTTAAATTTCTCCATCCCCTCATAATGCGGGGTAATCACGGATCCAATAGGACCACTATATGTGGTATTGTAAGTATGCCCGCCAACATTCTTATAAACAGGACAGGTATTCAAACAAGCACCACATCGAATACAATGCAAGGCCTCCCTTTTCTCCTTATCAGCTAACAGCTTCGTCCTCCCATTATCCAGCAAGACCACATACATTTCATCAGGTCCGTCGGCCTCACCGGCTTTTCTGGGGCCGCTTAAAATGCTGTTATAAACTGTTACATTCTGTCCAGTACCACTTGTGGCAAGCATTGGCCACATAAGCTCAAGCTGGTCTATAGAGGCTAGCATTTTTTCAATTCCAGCAATAGCTATATGCGTTTTAGGAAGTGTTGTCGTAAGTCTTGCGTTACCCTCATTTTCTGTAATAGCTATACTTCCGGTATCTGCTATAAGAAAATTGGCACCGGTTATTCCCACTTCGGCATCAGCATACTTTTGCCTAAGAAGCTTTCTAGCTGTCAATGTCAAATCTCTGGCGTCGTCAGTAAACGGTATTTTTAACTTCTTGCTGAAAAGCTCACCAATGTCCTTTCTTGACATGTGCATGGCCGGTGTCACAATATGATAAGGCTTCTGCTCTGCCAACTGCACAATATACTCACCAAGGTCTGTTTCTACTGCCTCAATTCCATTATGCTCGAGAAACTCATTTAAATGAATTTCTTCAGAAATCATGGTTTTGGACTTTACCACAGACCTGGTCTGTTTCTGACGTAAAATATTTAGGATTTCATATTGCGCTTCCTCCTTATTTTGAGCCCAAATAACTTTTCCGCCATTCCTTGTAAAGTTATGCTCAAAGCTCAATAAAAGCCTATATAGATTGTTTATCGCGCTTTCTTTGTATGCAGCCGCTTTATCGCGTGCTGTTTCATAGTCAGAAAACTGGGCTAAACCTTTCTCTACAGAATTGTTGTAGCGGCCAATATTGAACTTAATGGTTTCTCTATGACCTGCATCAAAGGTTTTTACCTCGGCGTCTTTTAGAAACTTCTTATTGTAGTCTTTACTCTTCATTTACGTCAACTTCTACCCTATTTTCCCTATTAGCCAGGTGCCAGGCAGTGTAGAATACCAGTTTAGTTATATTTTCTACTTTATCAAATAATATTTTATCTACCGTATCTGATGGCTGGTGATAATCTTCGTGCACACCATTGAAATAAAATATTATGGGAATGTTATTTTTTGCAAAGTTATAATGATCTGACCGGTAATAAAAACGATTTGGGTCATCTGGTTCATTATAACGATAATCAAGCGTCAAATTAGTATATGCATCATTGGCATTTTCACTTACTTCATGCAATTCGGTAGACAATCTGTCACTTCCAATAAGGTAGACATAGTCTGGATTGTCAGGATAGTTTTCATCCAAACGCCCGATCATATCGATATTCAAATTGGTAACTGTATTTTCTAATGGAAATACAGGATTGTCCGTGTAGTACTCTGACCCCATCAGACCTTTTTCCTCAGCGGTAACTGGCATAATGAGTATGCTTCTCCGAGGCCTGTGGCCATCTCTAGCAGCCATAGCAAAAGCTTCTGCGATTTCTATCAATGCCACTGTGCCAGAACCGTCATCATCTGCCCCATTATAAATCTTGCCATTTTCTATGCCCAAATGATCGTAATGAGCGGTCAATACTATAATTTCCTCTTTCTTGTCGCCCCCTTCTATAAAACCCAAGATGTTTTCTGTATTGACAATACTGTCTGTAGTAGTAACGGCCGAGCGGACAATAGACCGTTTGAACTTCATATCAGACGGCTTTTCTGTCAACAATGCTTCCCGCTTATCAAACAACTCTTCTTTATTAATCCTCAGCATTTCAGCACCCAAATCCGGTGGAATAAAAAAGGCACTGCCAGACCTACGTTTGTGGGTATAGGCCAAAGAAGGCTGAGCAATATGTTCTTTTAAAGTATTTAACCTACGGTCAAACTCATCTCTCGAATTTCCCACTACAACAAATACCTCACGGGCACCTTTGTCCCTTGCCAGTGCTGCTTTACGACGCCAGTCGAAGGCCCAATCAGATATTTCGCTAGTGTTTGTAATAAGCGAAATTCCATCTCGAACAGGCTCGCCCATAAAGATAACAACTCCTTTACCTTCCACATCCAAGTCTTTGTAGTCAGAGTATTCTGGGGTTTCTATACCAAAACCGGCAAAAACCATTCTCATTTTCTCCCTGGCTTCTGGGTCAAAATCACCAAACAAATAAAAATCTTCCAAGAAAACCTTTTCCCTTTTATTCACGATTAGTTTAACCTCGTTCCACTCCTTTTTAATGAGGTCAAAATTTTGGAAATAACTACTATCCCCGTCATTGACTACACCGGGAAGCACCCCTGAGCGTTCAAAGGCATTGGCAATGTATTCGGCAGCCATTTTTTGCCCTCTAGTCCCAGTTTCCCTTCCTTCTAGGCTGTCAGATGCGAGAATATGTAAATGCTCCGACAACTCTTCTGCTGTAATAGTTTCTGCATACCGTTGTGCATCTGTGTCTGGAGAAAACTGAGCATAAACAAAGGAATGAGATAATAAAAAAATTACACCAAAAAAGACTGTAGATTTCATAATTAAGGAGATTACTTTTCAAAGATATATAGAAAAACCCTCAGAACGGTAAATGGTTTATAATAAAAAAAGCTCCCAGTAAAACCGGAAGCTTTTTTTAAAGTAGTTTATAAAAGGTAAGGTTTATTTTTTATCCTTATTGCTATCCACTTCTTCATAATCTACATCAGTCACAGAGTCACCAGATCCGTTTTGGCCTTGTGCACCTGCATCGGCACCAGGGGCTCCTGCACCAGCTCCTGCACCATCAGCACCTGGCTGCTGTCCTTGGCTGTACATTTCCTGCGAAGCATTTTGCCAAGCAGTGTTCAAGGCAGCCATTGCCGTATCTATAGCAGCAAGATCCTTAGACTCATGTGCTTTTTTAAGGTCTGCAAGAGAAGATTCCAGAGCGGTTTTGTTGTTTTCTGACAACTTGTCTCCAAACTCCTTCAACTGCTTTTCGGTCTGGAAGATCAAAGAGTCAGCCGTGTTCATTTTTTCGATTTTCTCTTTCTCAGCTTTATCGGCTTCCTCGTTAGCTTTCGCTTCGTTTCTCATTTTTTCGATTTCATCGTCAGTTAAGCCTGAAGAAGCTTCGATTCTGATTTTCTGCTCTTTTCCAGTACCTTTATCTTTAGCAGATACATTTAGGATACCATTGGCATCTATATCAAAGGTAACCTCAATTTGAGGAACGCCTCTTGGTGCCGGCGGAATTCCATCAAGGTGGAACCTACCAATACTTCTATTGTCTTTCGCCATTGGTCTTTCACCCTGCAATACGTGAATTTCCACAGATGGCTGATTGTCGGAAGCAGTTGAAAACACTTCAGACTTTTTAGTCGGGATAGTAGTGTTAGACTCAATCAGTTTAGTCATTACACCACCCATTGTTTCAATACCCAAAGAAAGTGGGGTAACGTCTAGAAGCAATACATCTTTAACCTCACCTGTAAGTACACCACCTTGGATAGCAGCACCGATAGCCACAACCTCATCAGGGTTTACACCTTTAGAAGGTTTTTTACCAAAGAACTTCTCTACTTCTTCCTGAATCTTAGGAATTCTGGTAGAACCACCTACAAGGATAACTTCATCTATCTGAGACACATTTAGACCAGCGTCACTTAGCGCCTGCTTGCATGGCTCAAGAGATCTTCTTACTAGATCATCAGCAAGTTGTTCAAACTTAGCCCTGCTAAGAGATTTCACCAAGTGCTTAGGAATTCCATCTACCGGCATGATATACGGCAGGTTGATTTCCGTAGATGTAGAGCTAGAAAGCTCAATTTTAGCTTTTTCAGCAGCCTCTTTCAATCTTTGAAGTGCCATAGGATCTTTTTTAAGATCTACACCTTCATCTTTTTTAAACTCATCGGCCAACCAGTCAATGATTACTTGGTCAAAGTCATCACCACCAAGGTGGGTATCACCATTAGTAGATTTTACTTCAAATACACCATCACCAAGCTCAAGTATAGAGATATCAAATGTACCACCACCAAGGTCAAATACAGCGATAGTTACATCATTGCTCTTTTTATCAAGTCCATAAGCCAAAGCCGCAGCCGTAGGCTCGTTGATAATACGCTTAACTTCTAATCCGGCAATCTGCCCTGCCTCTTTTGTTGCCTGTCTTTCGGCATCGTTAAAGTAAGCAGGAACGGTAATTACAGCTTCTTTCACCTCTGTTCCAAGGTAGTCTTCAGCAGTTGCTTTCATTTTCTGAAGCACCATTGCTGAAATTTCTTGTGCAGTATAATTTCTGTCACCAATTTTTACCCTTGGAGTATCATTACTTCCACTTTCTACGGTATAAGATACATTCCCAGCTTCTTTAGAAACGTCAGAGAATTTCTTACCCATAAAACGCTTAATAGATGCAATAGTATTGCTTGGGTTGGTTATTGCCTGTCTTTTAGCAGGATCCCCAACTTTTCTTTCACCATTCTCCAAAAAAGCGACAATAGAAGGTGTTGTTCTTCTTCCTTCGCTATTAGGAATTACTACCGGCTCATTACCTTCCATCACGGAAACGCAAGAGTTAGTAGTTCCTAAATCTATTCCTATAATTTTTCCCATAAATTGTAAGTTTTATTCTTTTCAGTTCTCAAATTCTTAATAACCTTTTACAAGCCCTATGCCAAGAGGAATTTCAAGCCAGTTTTATGACATAATGTCAGAGTCAAAGAAAGATCCCGACATA is from Cytophagaceae bacterium ABcell3 and encodes:
- the dnaK gene encoding molecular chaperone DnaK; translated protein: MGKIIGIDLGTTNSCVSVMEGNEPVVIPNSEGRRTTPSIVAFLENGERKVGDPAKRQAITNPSNTIASIKRFMGKKFSDVSKEAGNVSYTVESGSNDTPRVKIGDRNYTAQEISAMVLQKMKATAEDYLGTEVKEAVITVPAYFNDAERQATKEAGQIAGLEVKRIINEPTAAALAYGLDKKSNDVTIAVFDLGGGTFDISILELGDGVFEVKSTNGDTHLGGDDFDQVIIDWLADEFKKDEGVDLKKDPMALQRLKEAAEKAKIELSSSTSTEINLPYIMPVDGIPKHLVKSLSRAKFEQLADDLVRRSLEPCKQALSDAGLNVSQIDEVILVGGSTRIPKIQEEVEKFFGKKPSKGVNPDEVVAIGAAIQGGVLTGEVKDVLLLDVTPLSLGIETMGGVMTKLIESNTTIPTKKSEVFSTASDNQPSVEIHVLQGERPMAKDNRSIGRFHLDGIPPAPRGVPQIEVTFDIDANGILNVSAKDKGTGKEQKIRIEASSGLTDDEIEKMRNEAKANEEADKAEKEKIEKMNTADSLIFQTEKQLKEFGDKLSENNKTALESSLADLKKAHESKDLAAIDTAMAALNTAWQNASQEMYSQGQQPGADGAGAGAGAPGADAGAQGQNGSGDSVTDVDYEEVDSNKDKK
- a CDS encoding M28 family peptidase, whose protein sequence is MKSTVFFGVIFLLSHSFVYAQFSPDTDAQRYAETITAEELSEHLHILASDSLEGRETGTRGQKMAAEYIANAFERSGVLPGVVNDGDSSYFQNFDLIKKEWNEVKLIVNKREKVFLEDFYLFGDFDPEAREKMRMVFAGFGIETPEYSDYKDLDVEGKGVVIFMGEPVRDGISLITNTSEISDWAFDWRRKAALARDKGAREVFVVVGNSRDEFDRRLNTLKEHIAQPSLAYTHKRRSGSAFFIPPDLGAEMLRINKEELFDKREALLTEKPSDMKFKRSIVRSAVTTTDSIVNTENILGFIEGGDKKEEIIVLTAHYDHLGIENGKIYNGADDDGSGTVALIEIAEAFAMAARDGHRPRRSILIMPVTAEEKGLMGSEYYTDNPVFPLENTVTNLNIDMIGRLDENYPDNPDYVYLIGSDRLSTELHEVSENANDAYTNLTLDYRYNEPDDPNRFYYRSDHYNFAKNNIPIIFYFNGVHEDYHQPSDTVDKILFDKVENITKLVFYTAWHLANRENRVEVDVNEE
- a CDS encoding LutB/LldF family L-lactate oxidation iron-sulfur protein, encoding MKSKDYNKKFLKDAEVKTFDAGHRETIKFNIGRYNNSVEKGLAQFSDYETARDKAAAYKESAINNLYRLLLSFEHNFTRNGGKVIWAQNKEEAQYEILNILRQKQTRSVVKSKTMISEEIHLNEFLEHNGIEAVETDLGEYIVQLAEQKPYHIVTPAMHMSRKDIGELFSKKLKIPFTDDARDLTLTARKLLRQKYADAEVGITGANFLIADTGSIAITENEGNARLTTTLPKTHIAIAGIEKMLASIDQLELMWPMLATSGTGQNVTVYNSILSGPRKAGEADGPDEMYVVLLDNGRTKLLADKEKREALHCIRCGACLNTCPVYKNVGGHTYNTTYSGPIGSVITPHYEGMEKFKHLSYSSSLCGSCTAVCPVRINIHNLLLLNRKQSVEQQMVSKTEKLGFRLWRKAMLNRSLMNMGGSGVKNLILKIFLRKSWGKRRTLPKLASKSFNQQYRERMKNKKDI
- a CDS encoding PAS domain-containing protein encodes the protein MKFLEHSKVDKSLFFDALLGKSKENSLLLLDHKGRILECNSAFFNAYGYKPEDLKGKHFEILFSEEDRRNNRPFHELDKAVQEGSASDNNYLLHKSGYPVWTQGEILLAKDPDGNIFFIKNIVDINDQKILEQYVEESQLAEAILEKLRDPVVVIDDQLDIVKANAAFYSDFSINNSENSFLKVLRGLKRYNDGNGDEIENLLVGDFQDHFSFKNFEMCYKFPDKGIRVVSVVVSKVDFEKDSLRRVILFFKDITKEKEEREALQRSISFSQNVLETLPLIAYTTDSSGEIVYFNNQWREYTGQSIGEGKGRGWLEMLHPDDVDLAIKNTKDAVDNHKEVEVELRLFNVNYKSYRWNISRIRPVSNGEENIDLWVGTIIDVHDERSATLDEIKSLQNILLDSQKLGNVGSFNMDLQANSITWSPQTYQIYGIDLDQEISFEDVFMRVHPKDKERLRNKMREAIENNIPYEIEYDILFPNNCVKKVLARGKIRYDENGNPKSLNGSLIDITKRKRREERLQNMQTLLLESQALSHTGSFEWNLINNKVKWTPELYAICGIPQGEKITFETHSRYIHPEDFPAIKRLFDEAYIKPGPFQNEFRIIRADNTERFISSKSKVIFDRDNKPVRVLGALHDLTERKKIEEKLSRANYELERKVKERTVELLHANEELKKANADSNTFVYTASHDLKAPINNIEGLVGALREELKAEDSSKEGLMAVLDMMDLAVEKFKKNLQDLAAIGQAQAEGKLNESCIKFEDVFHDVEADLIDLIARSSAKISYDFSRVPKVLMSPKNLRSIFYNFLSNAIKYKSPDRDPVVEVFTDHVKEGYTLLSIKDNGLGIREEDKDRLFAMYKRIHEHVQGSGVGLAIVKRIIENNGGYIEVKSKVGEGTTFNIFIKK